The DNA segment CGTTTCCCGGCGGACGTGTAGAAAAGGAAACCCGAATCCGGCCCCTGCGGCGCGCGGAACAGTTTCACGACTTCGCCTTGCAGGTAGAGATATTGGTTGAGTTCCATTTCCTCCCAGTTCTCCACCCGGCAGTCGGTTGAGTTGGAATCGATGCCCCGAAACGTCACCGCCGAGTTTCGAACCGCTTGCAGGACCAAACGCTCAACGGGCCGGCCATCGGCGTGGAGAACTTCGATTTTGGTATCCACTGGCGACCCGCATTGCGCGGCGGCCGTTTCGATAATCCAGCGCTGGCCAGCCTTGGACTCGAATCGGAACAGATCGGCATCTGAACGCCCGCCGGCGAAATCGCCAGATCCGAATTGCGAGGATCTGGGAGACGCCTGGCTCCAGATGCGCCCGGCAACCGAGGCGGGCGCTTGGATCCTGGTCGCGTTCTGCGGGCGATCGTTGGGCTCTGCCTCCGCAAATTCCCGTCCGTCGCTGACCAGCAACTTGAATTCGCGCCGGGACCTGAATTTGTCGGAATCCAACGGCAACGCCATTTCGCCGGGTTTACCGGTTTTGATTTTGGTTTTGCATTCCGGTGGAAGATTGTGGCCGATCAACTCCACCTCGGTCTCGGCCTCCGCCGGCACACTTAAGGGATAGCAAGCGACGACGTACGGAAACTCGCCGATGGACAGGCGATAGAAGTGATCGGCTGACGCGCCCAGCACCAATTCGCTGACGCGAACGGCGTAGCGGCCGCCGGCCGTCGCTGTGTAAACCAGCAGCGGCTCGTTGCTCCCGTCGGATCCGCTGTTTGTGGCCAGAGCTTTTCCCGATTCGTCAAAGAGAGTCAGAACCGGATCCGCCTTCGAACCAAGCCTCTTGGCGGCGACATCGAAAACGATCCGCTGGCCGGCCCGGGCTTCAAAATGAATCTCGTCGGTGTCGCCCGGTTTTTCGTGGGCGCCCCAAATGGACACGGGCAGTTTCAGAGGCTTTAGAGACTGGGCTTGCGCCGGTTCGCCTACAACAACTTGCGGCAGATCGTCCACGTGCAGTTGAATCTTGCCGCTCTCCCCCGCGTCGCCGGCCACGGAGAATTCGTGCGCGCCGCGCTTGAGGTCAGCCGAAGCCGTGATCACCGCCCAGATTTCGGTCGGCTTTTGTCCCTCGGCCTCGATGATCCGACCCGACAATTTCGGATTGCCGAATTTGAGTTCCCGAAGCCCAACCAGGTTCGCGCCGGTCAACTTGATCTTCGTCGCCACTCCGCGTTGAATGCCTCGTGGTTCGGCTCGCGCCAACTGCGGCTTCGGTGGAGGGAGCACATTGCCGGTTGAGGCGTCGTAGATTTGCAGCGTTCCGTCGAGCCGCCCGGCCGCAAGCGCTTTGCTGTCGAGGGCGAAGACCAGCGCGGAAGCCCAATCGGGCTGCGTTTCGAGCAGGCGCTTTTCCGTCACGTCGGCGGCGTTCCAGATCTTGACGGTTCGGTCGTCGGCCGATGAAGCCAGCGATTGGCCGTCGGAGGCAAAGACGATTTTGAGAATCGCGCCTTCGTGGGCAAAGCGGGATTCGAGCAGCGGGTTTGTCGTTTCCGCGGCGGTTTCGCTGATTTCCCAAACGCGGATGCGGTTATCGACGCCGGCGGCGGCCAGGCGTTTGCCGTCCGGGCTGAAAGCGACGGTGTGCAGTTCCTTTAACGACTGTGAAAGCGTGTCACGGCGTTCGCCGGTCGCCACGTCCCAGAGTTTCACCGTGCGGTCCGCGCTGGCGCTGGCGAGGATTTTGCCATCCTTCCGGAACGAGAGGTCGAAGATCGCGCCGTTGTGGCCAGACAGGGTCCGGAGTTCTTTGCCGGATTCGACTTCCCAGAGCTTGATCTTTTGATCGTAACTTCCGGTGGCGAGAGTTTTTGCATCTGGAGAAAGTGCCAGCGAATAGAGCGCGTCGCGATGACCCTCGATCGTTTGTTGCAGTGTTCCGTCGGAGACGTTCCAGTGCCTGACCTCGCCGAACAGCGCGGGTTCTCCGGCGGCTGCGAACAATCGCTTGCCATCGCTGGAGAACACAAGCGCATTGACGCTGCCGCGGTGGCCCGCCAGCTTTCGCACCACGCCGCGATGCTCTGCCGAAATCAGTTCCACTTCGCCGTAGCGTCCGACGGCGATGAGTTTGGAACTCGGCGCGTACGCCAGCGCGTTGATGGAACGGCGCGGCGGCATGGTCGGCGTGATTTTCGGCACGCGGAGTTCGCGCACCAGGGACTGGCCGCCCACCGGGCCAAGGGCGCCGGCATCGATCCAGGCTTTGATCAAAGCAATCTCGGAGACTTCCAGTTTCTTCCGTTTCCCCGGCGGCATGATTTTCTTTTTGCCGTCCTTCTCGAAGGCGCCTTCGATCATTCTCACGAGGAGGCTCTCGGAACTCTTTCCGGGCAGGATGACAGGACCGCTTTCACCGCCTTTCATCAAATCAGCGTGCGTTTCCATGAGCAGTTTGGCTTCCGGATCAGGAGCCGCGTGGCAGTCGAGGCAATGCGCCGCGAGGAGAGTTTCGACGGCGGCGTAGTCTTTGGCTGAGGAAGGCTCGGCGGCTTGGGTTCGGCCGGGAATTGCAGCCAGGACAATCATCCAGCTCCAAAACGAGCTGCGTAACCGGGAACGTCGGCGCGTGTTCATGGTGATTCTTCACCTACCACAAATTGGCTCGCAATGAAAGGAAATCACAGGTGGCGCCGTAACCTCTCCGTTAACGACGGTGATCTGTCGCTGTAGTGTTAGAAACATTTAGAACCAAGAAACAGACGAAACGAAGGAGTTTTGCGCAGCTTGGGATAGGAGCCAGCCGTGCTTTTCATCGAGAGCTGTGAATCAAAAGGCAGCCAAGAAGCTTTACGCTTGGGCGCGAGTAAGCTAAGAAATCTCCAAGCGGAACATATGCCATTCACAAGAAGCAACGTCCCTACTTATGCCTCGTTTTCTGACCTGGTAGGAAATGGGAGGCGATTCCGAGTCCCACCGTTTCAGAGGCAACATTATCGGTGATAAGAACCCCGGTGATTTGGAGAGTGTTTACAACGAGCTTGCAGCCGACATTCACGAAGGCAGGGTCACCTCAGTTCAACAAGTCCGAATCGCTTTGAAGCCTGTGGCTCTATCGGACGGTGAGTTTCGTGACATTTTTGCTCGCAAGATTCTCCCGGCGTCTGGCCGAGGCAAGCGGCTCGTTCGTCATATCCTCTGTCGGCTGGAACAGCAGTTGGGAAATTCAGCCATCTCGGATGATTCACGCAATGTCACCATCGAGCATATACTGCCCGAGAACCTCACTCCCGACTGGGAGGAAGCTTTCGATCCGGACCTACATCAGCGGTACGTGCATCGGCTTGGGAACGTTACCCTTCTCACCCCGTCTGAGAATCGTGACGTGGCCCAGCGGCCAATCGGCGAGAAGAGTGTGGTCTATCGGCGGAGCCAATTCCTGATGACAAAGCGTCTTGACGTCGAAGATTGGGAACCCCAGAGCATTGAGCAACGGCAAAGCGAAATGGCTGGATGGGCGGTCACGGCTTGGTGCTTTTAGGATATCCCGTCCGATGGAGGGAACCTCTTTCCAAGGGGATCGTGAGTTTGACCGAAGTTCCCTGACCTGCCTGGCCGCTGATTTCGCACAACCCGCCGAGATTGGCCAGCCGTTCTCGCATGTTGATCAATCCGTAGCCGCCGCCGGGACGAGCATGAGTTGTCGCGCTCATGCCGCGTCCATTGTCTGAGACCATGATCGACAGGACTTCCTTTTCCACGTGCAACGCCAATCGGAGTTCGGTCCCGGCTGAATGTTTCACCGGTGCTTCAAGCCAGTTACCTGGTGACCGACGGGCAATTGCCCATCGGACTTTGCGCTCTCTGTGGTTGAACTGCTTTTTCCGGACTAAGGGGTTCGGTTTGCTGCGAGCCGGTGCGGTTTGCCTCGGACCGCTGCTTTCTGCGGACGTCAGTGTCCACGCCCAACTTAGTGGTCCGTTTCGTAAATACGCTCACGTTCGTTGCGCCCAATTTGGCCTGGGGCAAGGCGCGACGAGCGAGCATCCCCCGCCAGTGGGGCTGTGACCGAGGAGCAACGCAGCCCCAGGCAAAA comes from the Verrucomicrobiota bacterium genome and includes:
- a CDS encoding HNH endonuclease; the encoded protein is MGGDSESHRFRGNIIGDKNPGDLESVYNELAADIHEGRVTSVQQVRIALKPVALSDGEFRDIFARKILPASGRGKRLVRHILCRLEQQLGNSAISDDSRNVTIEHILPENLTPDWEEAFDPDLHQRYVHRLGNVTLLTPSENRDVAQRPIGEKSVVYRRSQFLMTKRLDVEDWEPQSIEQRQSEMAGWAVTAWCF